A single Ctenopharyngodon idella isolate HZGC_01 chromosome 22, HZGC01, whole genome shotgun sequence DNA region contains:
- the LOC127504428 gene encoding IQ motif and SEC7 domain-containing protein 1-like isoform X5, protein MWCLQCNSEKTQSLLELELDSCVEGNIQNSEPGPSLDTSIGYGHGPVTHSSSLSPDQFEGSAYSHSIQPGPQRPQRPKLQHSQSILRKQAEEEAIKRSRSLSESYELSTDLQDKKVEMLERKYGGRFITRHAARTIQTAFRQYQMNKNFERLRSSMSENRMTRRILLSNMRMQFSFEGPEKVHGSVFEGKQMSLLDDTSQVGAMVQAGEKVPVILEAPEPQNDLTDTITELEDTFSRQVKSLAESIDDALNCRSLRREEIQPEQTVCQEGLQQEDELPQPDEHHKLDEICDVTLFIDEEELSPLVQPSCSIDQPSSTESEQHTQSVGSSQEYWSMEAKDDKLDTDTSYRSTPSLECQGHSQLCMDLPLLTIEPPSDSSADISDRSEHSLVQPQNIHERTVAGPQAIPKHISHGLPPRVPSLSRDEEPLRHRQVESHLATNGNRQSKTESEFSDGDNDSINSNSNSIDTINSESSSRDSLSKQTYHKDTRNSWDSPAFSSDLMRKRQYRIGLNLFNKKPEKGIQYLTERGFIPDTPVGVAHFLLQRKGLSRQMIGEFLGNRQKQFNRDVLDCVVDELDFSGMELDEALRKFQAQIRVQGEAQKVERLIEAYSQRYCICNPDVVRQFRNPDTIFILAFAIILLNTDMYSPNVKLERKMKLEDFIKNLRGVDDGEDIPREMLVGIYERIQKKELKTNDDHVSQVQKVEKLIVGKKQMGSLHHGLGCVLSQAHRRLVCYCRLFEVPDPNRLQKLGQHQREIFLFNDLLVVTKIFQKKKNSVTYSFRQSFSLYGMQVMLFENQFYPNGIRLTSVIPGADFKVLINFNAPNSQDRKKFTSDLRESIAEVQEMEKYRIESELEKQKGVVRPSMSQSMSGLKKETGNGTMGRTSLDDTYAMGEGLKRSALSSSLRDLSEAGKHGCRTSAGSLDRSMEVSRQWVVIIVFNNM, encoded by the exons TGTGGAGGGGAATATTCAAAACAGCGAGCCTGGCCCTTCCTTGGACACCAGCATAGGATATGGCCATGGCCCTGTCACTCACAGTTCTTCCTTGAGTCCCGACCAGTTTGAAGGCTCAGCGTACAGCCACAGCATCCAGCCAGGCCCACAGCGCCCTCAGCGACCCAAACTACAACACTCTCAATCTATCCTCCGCAAGCAGGCAGAGGAGGAGGCCATCAAACGCTCACGCTCCCTCTCTGAAAGCTATGAGCTCTCCACAGACCTTCAGGACAAGAAG GTGGAAATGCTTGAGCGGAAATATGGAGGCCGTTTCATAACCCGCCATGCTGCACGGACCATCCAGACAGCTTTCCGCCAATACCAAATGAACAAGAACTTTGAACGTCTCAGGAGTTCTATGTCGGAGAACCGCATGACCCGCAGGATTCTTTTATCCAACATGAGGATGCAGTTTTCCTTTGAAGGACCCGAGAAAGTCCACGGCTCTGTTTTTGAGGGGAAGCAAATGTCTCTCCTGGATGATACCAGCCAAGTGGGAGCCATGGTGCAGGCTGGAGAGAAGGTTCCCGTTATTTTGGAGGCCCCAGAACCCCAAAACGATTTAACAGATACAATCACAGAGCTAGAGGACACTTTCTCAAGGCAAGTAAAGTCATTGGCAGAGTCAATTGACGATGCACTGAACTGCCGTAGTCTACGCAGAGAGGAGATCCAGCCTGAACAAACAGTTTGTCAAGAGGGCCTGCAGCAGGAGGATGAGCTCCCTCAGCCTGATGAGCACCACAAGCTGGATGAGATCTGTGACGTGACACTATTTATCGATGAAGAGGAGCTCTCTCCACTGGTTCAGCCTTCCTGCTCTATAGATCAGCCATCCAGCACCGAGTCTGAGCAGCACACACAGTCCGTCGGCTCCTCGCAAGAGTATTGGTCCATGGAGGCCAAGGATGACAAGTTGGACACGGACACTAGCTACAGGAGCACTCCATCCCTCGAATGCCAGGGGCATTCACAGCTCTGTATGGACTTACCCCTGTTGACCATTGAGCCTCCCAGTGACAGCTCAGCAGATATAAGCGATCGTTCTGAGCATAGTTTGGTCCAGCCACAAAATATTCATGAACGGACTGTAGCAGGACCACAGGCCATTCCCAAACACATCTCACATGGACTACCTCCTAGAGTTCCCTCCCTTTCTCGAGACGAAGAGCCACTTAGACACCGGCAGGTGGAGAGCCACCTGGCCACCAACGGCAACCGACAGAGCAAGACAGAATCAGAATTTTCAGATGGAGACAATGACAGTATCAACAGCAATTCAAATTCCATTGACACAATAAACTCAGAATCCTCATCTAGAGATAGTCTCAGCAAGCAGACCTACCACAAAGACACTCGCAACAGCTGGGACTCTCCAGCGTTCAGCAGTGATCTCATGCGCAAGAGACAATACCGCATTGGCCTCAACCTCTTCAATAA AAAGCCAGAGAAGGGAATACAGTACCTAACGGAGAGGGGATTTATTCCCGACACGCCCGTGGGTGTGGCCCACTTCCTGCTGCAGAGGAAAGGCTTGAGTAGACAGATGATTGGTGAATTTCTCGGGAACAGACAGAAACAGTTTAATAGGGATGTTTTAGA CTGTGTGGTGGATGAGTTAGATTTCTCAGGGATGGAGCTGGATGAAGCTTTGCGGAAATTCCAGGCTCAAATCCGGGTTCAGGGGGAGGCACAGAAGGTGGAGCGCCTGATCGAGGCTTACAG CCAGCGCTACTGCATCTGTAATCCTGACGTGGTCCGTCAGTTCCGTAACCCTGACACCATCTTCATCCTGGCATTCGCCATTATCCTCCTCAACACAGACATGTACAGCCCCAACGTCAAGCTGGAACGCAAGATGAAGCTTGAGGACTTCATCAAGAATCTACGAG GGGTTGATGATGGAGAGGACATTCCTCGGGAGATGCTGGTTGGGATTTATGAACGGATCCAAAAGAAGGAGCTCAAAACAAATGACGACCATGTGTCTCAGGTGCAGAAGGTGGAGAAACTCATTGTGGGCAAGAAGCAA ATGGGATCGCTTCACCATGGCCTTGGATGT gtGCTGTCTCAGGCTCATCGCAGGCTCGTGTGCTACTGCAGACTGTTTGAGGTCCCGGATCCAAACAGACTGCAAAAACTCGGCCAGCATCAGCGGGAGATCTTCCTGTTTAATGACCTCCTGGtg GTTACCAAGATCTtccaaaagaagaaaaattcaGTGACATATAGTTTCAGGCAATCTTTCTCTTTGTATGGGATGCAAGTGATGCTCTTTGAGAATCAGT TCTATCCGAATGGTATCCGGCTGACTTCAGTCATTCCAGGTGCTGACTTCAAAGTCCTGATCAATTTCAACGCTCCCAACTCTCAGGACCGCAAGAAATTCACCAGCGACCTGCGAGAATCCATCGCTGAGGTCCAGGAAATGGAAAAGTACCGGATAGAGT CTGAGCTGGAGAAGCAGAAAGGGGTGGTCAGGCCCAGTATGTCTCAGAGCATGTCTGGACTAAAGAAAGAGACGGGAAATGGCACCATGGGCCGCACTAGTCTGGATGACACTTACGCCATGGGAGAGGGACTAAAGCGGAGTGCGCTCAGTAGCTCCTTGCGTGATCTTTCTGAAGCAG
- the LOC127504428 gene encoding IQ motif and SEC7 domain-containing protein 1-like isoform X3, giving the protein MSRFKALCLDYWQFLCLQPNSTFFKSVEGNIQNSEPGPSLDTSIGYGHGPVTHSSSLSPDQFEGSAYSHSIQPGPQRPQRPKLQHSQSILRKQAEEEAIKRSRSLSESYELSTDLQDKKVEMLERKYGGRFITRHAARTIQTAFRQYQMNKNFERLRSSMSENRMTRRILLSNMRMQFSFEGPEKVHGSVFEGKQMSLLDDTSQVGAMVQAGEKVPVILEAPEPQNDLTDTITELEDTFSRQVKSLAESIDDALNCRSLRREEIQPEQTVCQEGLQQEDELPQPDEHHKLDEICDVTLFIDEEELSPLVQPSCSIDQPSSTESEQHTQSVGSSQEYWSMEAKDDKLDTDTSYRSTPSLECQGHSQLCMDLPLLTIEPPSDSSADISDRSEHSLVQPQNIHERTVAGPQAIPKHISHGLPPRVPSLSRDEEPLRHRQVESHLATNGNRQSKTESEFSDGDNDSINSNSNSIDTINSESSSRDSLSKQTYHKDTRNSWDSPAFSSDLMRKRQYRIGLNLFNKKPEKGIQYLTERGFIPDTPVGVAHFLLQRKGLSRQMIGEFLGNRQKQFNRDVLDCVVDELDFSGMELDEALRKFQAQIRVQGEAQKVERLIEAYSQRYCICNPDVVRQFRNPDTIFILAFAIILLNTDMYSPNVKLERKMKLEDFIKNLRGVDDGEDIPREMLVGIYERIQKKELKTNDDHVSQVQKVEKLIVGKKQMGSLHHGLGCVLSQAHRRLVCYCRLFEVPDPNRLQKLGQHQREIFLFNDLLVVTKIFQKKKNSVTYSFRQSFSLYGMQVMLFENQFYPNGIRLTSVIPGADFKVLINFNAPNSQDRKKFTSDLRESIAEVQEMEKYRIESELEKQKGVVRPSMSQSMSGLKKETGNGTMGRTSLDDTYAMGEGLKRSALSSSLRDLSEAGKHGCRTSAGSLDRSMEVSRQWVVIIVFNNM; this is encoded by the exons TGTGGAGGGGAATATTCAAAACAGCGAGCCTGGCCCTTCCTTGGACACCAGCATAGGATATGGCCATGGCCCTGTCACTCACAGTTCTTCCTTGAGTCCCGACCAGTTTGAAGGCTCAGCGTACAGCCACAGCATCCAGCCAGGCCCACAGCGCCCTCAGCGACCCAAACTACAACACTCTCAATCTATCCTCCGCAAGCAGGCAGAGGAGGAGGCCATCAAACGCTCACGCTCCCTCTCTGAAAGCTATGAGCTCTCCACAGACCTTCAGGACAAGAAG GTGGAAATGCTTGAGCGGAAATATGGAGGCCGTTTCATAACCCGCCATGCTGCACGGACCATCCAGACAGCTTTCCGCCAATACCAAATGAACAAGAACTTTGAACGTCTCAGGAGTTCTATGTCGGAGAACCGCATGACCCGCAGGATTCTTTTATCCAACATGAGGATGCAGTTTTCCTTTGAAGGACCCGAGAAAGTCCACGGCTCTGTTTTTGAGGGGAAGCAAATGTCTCTCCTGGATGATACCAGCCAAGTGGGAGCCATGGTGCAGGCTGGAGAGAAGGTTCCCGTTATTTTGGAGGCCCCAGAACCCCAAAACGATTTAACAGATACAATCACAGAGCTAGAGGACACTTTCTCAAGGCAAGTAAAGTCATTGGCAGAGTCAATTGACGATGCACTGAACTGCCGTAGTCTACGCAGAGAGGAGATCCAGCCTGAACAAACAGTTTGTCAAGAGGGCCTGCAGCAGGAGGATGAGCTCCCTCAGCCTGATGAGCACCACAAGCTGGATGAGATCTGTGACGTGACACTATTTATCGATGAAGAGGAGCTCTCTCCACTGGTTCAGCCTTCCTGCTCTATAGATCAGCCATCCAGCACCGAGTCTGAGCAGCACACACAGTCCGTCGGCTCCTCGCAAGAGTATTGGTCCATGGAGGCCAAGGATGACAAGTTGGACACGGACACTAGCTACAGGAGCACTCCATCCCTCGAATGCCAGGGGCATTCACAGCTCTGTATGGACTTACCCCTGTTGACCATTGAGCCTCCCAGTGACAGCTCAGCAGATATAAGCGATCGTTCTGAGCATAGTTTGGTCCAGCCACAAAATATTCATGAACGGACTGTAGCAGGACCACAGGCCATTCCCAAACACATCTCACATGGACTACCTCCTAGAGTTCCCTCCCTTTCTCGAGACGAAGAGCCACTTAGACACCGGCAGGTGGAGAGCCACCTGGCCACCAACGGCAACCGACAGAGCAAGACAGAATCAGAATTTTCAGATGGAGACAATGACAGTATCAACAGCAATTCAAATTCCATTGACACAATAAACTCAGAATCCTCATCTAGAGATAGTCTCAGCAAGCAGACCTACCACAAAGACACTCGCAACAGCTGGGACTCTCCAGCGTTCAGCAGTGATCTCATGCGCAAGAGACAATACCGCATTGGCCTCAACCTCTTCAATAA AAAGCCAGAGAAGGGAATACAGTACCTAACGGAGAGGGGATTTATTCCCGACACGCCCGTGGGTGTGGCCCACTTCCTGCTGCAGAGGAAAGGCTTGAGTAGACAGATGATTGGTGAATTTCTCGGGAACAGACAGAAACAGTTTAATAGGGATGTTTTAGA CTGTGTGGTGGATGAGTTAGATTTCTCAGGGATGGAGCTGGATGAAGCTTTGCGGAAATTCCAGGCTCAAATCCGGGTTCAGGGGGAGGCACAGAAGGTGGAGCGCCTGATCGAGGCTTACAG CCAGCGCTACTGCATCTGTAATCCTGACGTGGTCCGTCAGTTCCGTAACCCTGACACCATCTTCATCCTGGCATTCGCCATTATCCTCCTCAACACAGACATGTACAGCCCCAACGTCAAGCTGGAACGCAAGATGAAGCTTGAGGACTTCATCAAGAATCTACGAG GGGTTGATGATGGAGAGGACATTCCTCGGGAGATGCTGGTTGGGATTTATGAACGGATCCAAAAGAAGGAGCTCAAAACAAATGACGACCATGTGTCTCAGGTGCAGAAGGTGGAGAAACTCATTGTGGGCAAGAAGCAA ATGGGATCGCTTCACCATGGCCTTGGATGT gtGCTGTCTCAGGCTCATCGCAGGCTCGTGTGCTACTGCAGACTGTTTGAGGTCCCGGATCCAAACAGACTGCAAAAACTCGGCCAGCATCAGCGGGAGATCTTCCTGTTTAATGACCTCCTGGtg GTTACCAAGATCTtccaaaagaagaaaaattcaGTGACATATAGTTTCAGGCAATCTTTCTCTTTGTATGGGATGCAAGTGATGCTCTTTGAGAATCAGT TCTATCCGAATGGTATCCGGCTGACTTCAGTCATTCCAGGTGCTGACTTCAAAGTCCTGATCAATTTCAACGCTCCCAACTCTCAGGACCGCAAGAAATTCACCAGCGACCTGCGAGAATCCATCGCTGAGGTCCAGGAAATGGAAAAGTACCGGATAGAGT CTGAGCTGGAGAAGCAGAAAGGGGTGGTCAGGCCCAGTATGTCTCAGAGCATGTCTGGACTAAAGAAAGAGACGGGAAATGGCACCATGGGCCGCACTAGTCTGGATGACACTTACGCCATGGGAGAGGGACTAAAGCGGAGTGCGCTCAGTAGCTCCTTGCGTGATCTTTCTGAAGCAG
- the LOC127504428 gene encoding IQ motif and SEC7 domain-containing protein 1-like isoform X4 produces the protein MSECTRSRHTSTRRAAAMAHRLSMIVEGNIQNSEPGPSLDTSIGYGHGPVTHSSSLSPDQFEGSAYSHSIQPGPQRPQRPKLQHSQSILRKQAEEEAIKRSRSLSESYELSTDLQDKKVEMLERKYGGRFITRHAARTIQTAFRQYQMNKNFERLRSSMSENRMTRRILLSNMRMQFSFEGPEKVHGSVFEGKQMSLLDDTSQVGAMVQAGEKVPVILEAPEPQNDLTDTITELEDTFSRQVKSLAESIDDALNCRSLRREEIQPEQTVCQEGLQQEDELPQPDEHHKLDEICDVTLFIDEEELSPLVQPSCSIDQPSSTESEQHTQSVGSSQEYWSMEAKDDKLDTDTSYRSTPSLECQGHSQLCMDLPLLTIEPPSDSSADISDRSEHSLVQPQNIHERTVAGPQAIPKHISHGLPPRVPSLSRDEEPLRHRQVESHLATNGNRQSKTESEFSDGDNDSINSNSNSIDTINSESSSRDSLSKQTYHKDTRNSWDSPAFSSDLMRKRQYRIGLNLFNKKPEKGIQYLTERGFIPDTPVGVAHFLLQRKGLSRQMIGEFLGNRQKQFNRDVLDCVVDELDFSGMELDEALRKFQAQIRVQGEAQKVERLIEAYSQRYCICNPDVVRQFRNPDTIFILAFAIILLNTDMYSPNVKLERKMKLEDFIKNLRGVDDGEDIPREMLVGIYERIQKKELKTNDDHVSQVQKVEKLIVGKKQMGSLHHGLGCVLSQAHRRLVCYCRLFEVPDPNRLQKLGQHQREIFLFNDLLVVTKIFQKKKNSVTYSFRQSFSLYGMQVMLFENQFYPNGIRLTSVIPGADFKVLINFNAPNSQDRKKFTSDLRESIAEVQEMEKYRIESELEKQKGVVRPSMSQSMSGLKKETGNGTMGRTSLDDTYAMGEGLKRSALSSSLRDLSEAGKHGCRTSAGSLDRSMEVSRQWVVIIVFNNM, from the exons TGTGGAGGGGAATATTCAAAACAGCGAGCCTGGCCCTTCCTTGGACACCAGCATAGGATATGGCCATGGCCCTGTCACTCACAGTTCTTCCTTGAGTCCCGACCAGTTTGAAGGCTCAGCGTACAGCCACAGCATCCAGCCAGGCCCACAGCGCCCTCAGCGACCCAAACTACAACACTCTCAATCTATCCTCCGCAAGCAGGCAGAGGAGGAGGCCATCAAACGCTCACGCTCCCTCTCTGAAAGCTATGAGCTCTCCACAGACCTTCAGGACAAGAAG GTGGAAATGCTTGAGCGGAAATATGGAGGCCGTTTCATAACCCGCCATGCTGCACGGACCATCCAGACAGCTTTCCGCCAATACCAAATGAACAAGAACTTTGAACGTCTCAGGAGTTCTATGTCGGAGAACCGCATGACCCGCAGGATTCTTTTATCCAACATGAGGATGCAGTTTTCCTTTGAAGGACCCGAGAAAGTCCACGGCTCTGTTTTTGAGGGGAAGCAAATGTCTCTCCTGGATGATACCAGCCAAGTGGGAGCCATGGTGCAGGCTGGAGAGAAGGTTCCCGTTATTTTGGAGGCCCCAGAACCCCAAAACGATTTAACAGATACAATCACAGAGCTAGAGGACACTTTCTCAAGGCAAGTAAAGTCATTGGCAGAGTCAATTGACGATGCACTGAACTGCCGTAGTCTACGCAGAGAGGAGATCCAGCCTGAACAAACAGTTTGTCAAGAGGGCCTGCAGCAGGAGGATGAGCTCCCTCAGCCTGATGAGCACCACAAGCTGGATGAGATCTGTGACGTGACACTATTTATCGATGAAGAGGAGCTCTCTCCACTGGTTCAGCCTTCCTGCTCTATAGATCAGCCATCCAGCACCGAGTCTGAGCAGCACACACAGTCCGTCGGCTCCTCGCAAGAGTATTGGTCCATGGAGGCCAAGGATGACAAGTTGGACACGGACACTAGCTACAGGAGCACTCCATCCCTCGAATGCCAGGGGCATTCACAGCTCTGTATGGACTTACCCCTGTTGACCATTGAGCCTCCCAGTGACAGCTCAGCAGATATAAGCGATCGTTCTGAGCATAGTTTGGTCCAGCCACAAAATATTCATGAACGGACTGTAGCAGGACCACAGGCCATTCCCAAACACATCTCACATGGACTACCTCCTAGAGTTCCCTCCCTTTCTCGAGACGAAGAGCCACTTAGACACCGGCAGGTGGAGAGCCACCTGGCCACCAACGGCAACCGACAGAGCAAGACAGAATCAGAATTTTCAGATGGAGACAATGACAGTATCAACAGCAATTCAAATTCCATTGACACAATAAACTCAGAATCCTCATCTAGAGATAGTCTCAGCAAGCAGACCTACCACAAAGACACTCGCAACAGCTGGGACTCTCCAGCGTTCAGCAGTGATCTCATGCGCAAGAGACAATACCGCATTGGCCTCAACCTCTTCAATAA AAAGCCAGAGAAGGGAATACAGTACCTAACGGAGAGGGGATTTATTCCCGACACGCCCGTGGGTGTGGCCCACTTCCTGCTGCAGAGGAAAGGCTTGAGTAGACAGATGATTGGTGAATTTCTCGGGAACAGACAGAAACAGTTTAATAGGGATGTTTTAGA CTGTGTGGTGGATGAGTTAGATTTCTCAGGGATGGAGCTGGATGAAGCTTTGCGGAAATTCCAGGCTCAAATCCGGGTTCAGGGGGAGGCACAGAAGGTGGAGCGCCTGATCGAGGCTTACAG CCAGCGCTACTGCATCTGTAATCCTGACGTGGTCCGTCAGTTCCGTAACCCTGACACCATCTTCATCCTGGCATTCGCCATTATCCTCCTCAACACAGACATGTACAGCCCCAACGTCAAGCTGGAACGCAAGATGAAGCTTGAGGACTTCATCAAGAATCTACGAG GGGTTGATGATGGAGAGGACATTCCTCGGGAGATGCTGGTTGGGATTTATGAACGGATCCAAAAGAAGGAGCTCAAAACAAATGACGACCATGTGTCTCAGGTGCAGAAGGTGGAGAAACTCATTGTGGGCAAGAAGCAA ATGGGATCGCTTCACCATGGCCTTGGATGT gtGCTGTCTCAGGCTCATCGCAGGCTCGTGTGCTACTGCAGACTGTTTGAGGTCCCGGATCCAAACAGACTGCAAAAACTCGGCCAGCATCAGCGGGAGATCTTCCTGTTTAATGACCTCCTGGtg GTTACCAAGATCTtccaaaagaagaaaaattcaGTGACATATAGTTTCAGGCAATCTTTCTCTTTGTATGGGATGCAAGTGATGCTCTTTGAGAATCAGT TCTATCCGAATGGTATCCGGCTGACTTCAGTCATTCCAGGTGCTGACTTCAAAGTCCTGATCAATTTCAACGCTCCCAACTCTCAGGACCGCAAGAAATTCACCAGCGACCTGCGAGAATCCATCGCTGAGGTCCAGGAAATGGAAAAGTACCGGATAGAGT CTGAGCTGGAGAAGCAGAAAGGGGTGGTCAGGCCCAGTATGTCTCAGAGCATGTCTGGACTAAAGAAAGAGACGGGAAATGGCACCATGGGCCGCACTAGTCTGGATGACACTTACGCCATGGGAGAGGGACTAAAGCGGAGTGCGCTCAGTAGCTCCTTGCGTGATCTTTCTGAAGCAG
- the LOC127504428 gene encoding IQ motif and SEC7 domain-containing protein 1-like isoform X6: MLERKYGGRFITRHAARTIQTAFRQYQMNKNFERLRSSMSENRMTRRILLSNMRMQFSFEGPEKVHGSVFEGKQMSLLDDTSQVGAMVQAGEKVPVILEAPEPQNDLTDTITELEDTFSRQVKSLAESIDDALNCRSLRREEIQPEQTVCQEGLQQEDELPQPDEHHKLDEICDVTLFIDEEELSPLVQPSCSIDQPSSTESEQHTQSVGSSQEYWSMEAKDDKLDTDTSYRSTPSLECQGHSQLCMDLPLLTIEPPSDSSADISDRSEHSLVQPQNIHERTVAGPQAIPKHISHGLPPRVPSLSRDEEPLRHRQVESHLATNGNRQSKTESEFSDGDNDSINSNSNSIDTINSESSSRDSLSKQTYHKDTRNSWDSPAFSSDLMRKRQYRIGLNLFNKKPEKGIQYLTERGFIPDTPVGVAHFLLQRKGLSRQMIGEFLGNRQKQFNRDVLDCVVDELDFSGMELDEALRKFQAQIRVQGEAQKVERLIEAYSQRYCICNPDVVRQFRNPDTIFILAFAIILLNTDMYSPNVKLERKMKLEDFIKNLRGVDDGEDIPREMLVGIYERIQKKELKTNDDHVSQVQKVEKLIVGKKQMGSLHHGLGCVLSQAHRRLVCYCRLFEVPDPNRLQKLGQHQREIFLFNDLLVVTKIFQKKKNSVTYSFRQSFSLYGMQVMLFENQFYPNGIRLTSVIPGADFKVLINFNAPNSQDRKKFTSDLRESIAEVQEMEKYRIESELEKQKGVVRPSMSQSMSGLKKETGNGTMGRTSLDDTYAMGEGLKRSALSSSLRDLSEAGKHGCRTSAGSLDRSMEVSRQWVVIIVFNNM, from the exons ATGCTTGAGCGGAAATATGGAGGCCGTTTCATAACCCGCCATGCTGCACGGACCATCCAGACAGCTTTCCGCCAATACCAAATGAACAAGAACTTTGAACGTCTCAGGAGTTCTATGTCGGAGAACCGCATGACCCGCAGGATTCTTTTATCCAACATGAGGATGCAGTTTTCCTTTGAAGGACCCGAGAAAGTCCACGGCTCTGTTTTTGAGGGGAAGCAAATGTCTCTCCTGGATGATACCAGCCAAGTGGGAGCCATGGTGCAGGCTGGAGAGAAGGTTCCCGTTATTTTGGAGGCCCCAGAACCCCAAAACGATTTAACAGATACAATCACAGAGCTAGAGGACACTTTCTCAAGGCAAGTAAAGTCATTGGCAGAGTCAATTGACGATGCACTGAACTGCCGTAGTCTACGCAGAGAGGAGATCCAGCCTGAACAAACAGTTTGTCAAGAGGGCCTGCAGCAGGAGGATGAGCTCCCTCAGCCTGATGAGCACCACAAGCTGGATGAGATCTGTGACGTGACACTATTTATCGATGAAGAGGAGCTCTCTCCACTGGTTCAGCCTTCCTGCTCTATAGATCAGCCATCCAGCACCGAGTCTGAGCAGCACACACAGTCCGTCGGCTCCTCGCAAGAGTATTGGTCCATGGAGGCCAAGGATGACAAGTTGGACACGGACACTAGCTACAGGAGCACTCCATCCCTCGAATGCCAGGGGCATTCACAGCTCTGTATGGACTTACCCCTGTTGACCATTGAGCCTCCCAGTGACAGCTCAGCAGATATAAGCGATCGTTCTGAGCATAGTTTGGTCCAGCCACAAAATATTCATGAACGGACTGTAGCAGGACCACAGGCCATTCCCAAACACATCTCACATGGACTACCTCCTAGAGTTCCCTCCCTTTCTCGAGACGAAGAGCCACTTAGACACCGGCAGGTGGAGAGCCACCTGGCCACCAACGGCAACCGACAGAGCAAGACAGAATCAGAATTTTCAGATGGAGACAATGACAGTATCAACAGCAATTCAAATTCCATTGACACAATAAACTCAGAATCCTCATCTAGAGATAGTCTCAGCAAGCAGACCTACCACAAAGACACTCGCAACAGCTGGGACTCTCCAGCGTTCAGCAGTGATCTCATGCGCAAGAGACAATACCGCATTGGCCTCAACCTCTTCAATAA AAAGCCAGAGAAGGGAATACAGTACCTAACGGAGAGGGGATTTATTCCCGACACGCCCGTGGGTGTGGCCCACTTCCTGCTGCAGAGGAAAGGCTTGAGTAGACAGATGATTGGTGAATTTCTCGGGAACAGACAGAAACAGTTTAATAGGGATGTTTTAGA CTGTGTGGTGGATGAGTTAGATTTCTCAGGGATGGAGCTGGATGAAGCTTTGCGGAAATTCCAGGCTCAAATCCGGGTTCAGGGGGAGGCACAGAAGGTGGAGCGCCTGATCGAGGCTTACAG CCAGCGCTACTGCATCTGTAATCCTGACGTGGTCCGTCAGTTCCGTAACCCTGACACCATCTTCATCCTGGCATTCGCCATTATCCTCCTCAACACAGACATGTACAGCCCCAACGTCAAGCTGGAACGCAAGATGAAGCTTGAGGACTTCATCAAGAATCTACGAG GGGTTGATGATGGAGAGGACATTCCTCGGGAGATGCTGGTTGGGATTTATGAACGGATCCAAAAGAAGGAGCTCAAAACAAATGACGACCATGTGTCTCAGGTGCAGAAGGTGGAGAAACTCATTGTGGGCAAGAAGCAA ATGGGATCGCTTCACCATGGCCTTGGATGT gtGCTGTCTCAGGCTCATCGCAGGCTCGTGTGCTACTGCAGACTGTTTGAGGTCCCGGATCCAAACAGACTGCAAAAACTCGGCCAGCATCAGCGGGAGATCTTCCTGTTTAATGACCTCCTGGtg GTTACCAAGATCTtccaaaagaagaaaaattcaGTGACATATAGTTTCAGGCAATCTTTCTCTTTGTATGGGATGCAAGTGATGCTCTTTGAGAATCAGT TCTATCCGAATGGTATCCGGCTGACTTCAGTCATTCCAGGTGCTGACTTCAAAGTCCTGATCAATTTCAACGCTCCCAACTCTCAGGACCGCAAGAAATTCACCAGCGACCTGCGAGAATCCATCGCTGAGGTCCAGGAAATGGAAAAGTACCGGATAGAGT CTGAGCTGGAGAAGCAGAAAGGGGTGGTCAGGCCCAGTATGTCTCAGAGCATGTCTGGACTAAAGAAAGAGACGGGAAATGGCACCATGGGCCGCACTAGTCTGGATGACACTTACGCCATGGGAGAGGGACTAAAGCGGAGTGCGCTCAGTAGCTCCTTGCGTGATCTTTCTGAAGCAG